Proteins encoded together in one Hemiscyllium ocellatum isolate sHemOce1 chromosome 31, sHemOce1.pat.X.cur, whole genome shotgun sequence window:
- the shpk gene encoding sedoheptulokinase, with product MSLQAPSRYVLGLDVGTSSVKAVLLEAESRAVVDSQTKKTKADISSLDGEKCREQDVARIVSAVNSCVAALPREHLCKVVRIGVSGQMHGVVLWKSEEGCIWQGGETGFTFQPKKTSHLITWQDGRCSRELLDSLTRPDSHLSLATGFGCATIFWYMRNRPQFLESYNAAGTIHDYVVAVLCGLRRPLMSAQNAASWGYFNTRCGTWNLQILRDSGFPTYLLPVVVESGAIAGKTDHEWYGVPEGTEVGVALGDFQCSVYSCMTETTDAVLNIGTSAQLTFALIPGFQPPAHPDPTASIAYFPYFDGIYLVVAAALNGGNVLASFIEMLKQWMQELGLEVPESVIYSRSVHAALTITDTDLAVQATLFGERHSPDQLASVTNISPSNLSLGHMTRALCRGIVKNLSSMLPCQQLIESGVQRIMGSGSALICNDVLKQEVEKAFTLPIVYGKNVDSAVGVAMVMLDRK from the exons ATGAGTTTGCAAGCTCCTTCCCGGTATGTTTTGGGTCTGGATGTTGGTACAAGCTCGGTAAAGGCAGtgttgttggaggctgagagccGGGCAGTGGTTGACAGTCAGACAAAGAAAACTAAAGCAGACATCAGCAGCCTGGATGGAGAGAAG TGTCGGGAACAGGATGTTGCTCGGATTGTGTCAGCCGTTAACAGCTGTGTTGCTGCTCTGCCCAGAGAGCATCTCTGCAAGGTGGTGAGAATTGGAGTCTCCGGACAGATGCATGGTGTTGTATTGTGGAAAAGTGAGGAAG GTTGTATTTGGCAGGGAGGTGAAACAGGTTTCACGTTCCAGCCCAAGAAGACTAGTCACCTGATCACATGGCAAGATGGTCGCTGCAGCCGTGAGCTTCTCGATTCACTCACCCGGCCTGATTCCCATCTCAGCCTCGCCACCGGCTTTGGCTGTGCCACCATTTTCTGGTACATGAGAAACAG gccCCAGTTTTTGGAGTCCTATAATGCAGCAGGGACCATCCATGACTATGTTGTGGCTGTCTTGTGTGGGCTTAGGAGACCACTGATGTCAGCCCAGAATGCTGCCAGTTGGGGCTATTTTAATACCAGATGTGGGACTTGGAATCTGCAAAT ATTGCGGGATTCTGGATTTCCTACATACCTGCTGCCTGTGGTGGTGGAATCTGGTGCGATTGCTGGAAAGACAGATCACGAATGGTACGGTGTGCCAGAAGGGACAGAAGTTGGTGTGGCACTGGGTGATTTCCAATGTTCTGTGTACTCATGCATGACTGAGACAACAGATGCAG TTTTGAATATCGGTACTTCTGCCCAATTGACCTTTGCCTTGATTCCTGGCTTCCAGCCACCAGCTCACCCCGACCCCACCGCGAGTATTGCATATTTTCCATATTTTGACGGAATTTACTTGGTTGTGGCTGCTGCACTGAATGGTGGAAACGTACTGGCTTCCTTCATTGAGATGCTGAAACAATGGATGCAGGAGTTGG GACTGGAGGTTCCAGAATCTGTCATCTATTCTCGATCAGTACACGCTGCTCTAACCATTACTGACACTGACCTTGCAGTGCAGGCAACCCTTTTTGGAGAGAGGCATTCACCTGACCAGCTGGCTTCAGTGACCAACATCTCCCCGTCTAACCTCTCCTTGGGTCATATGACCAGAGCGCTGTGTCGCGGCATTGTGAAAAACCTGAGCTCCATGTTACCATGCCAACAGTTGATTGAGTCTGGGGTACAGAGGATTATGGGCAGCGGGAGTGCACTGATCTGCAACGATGTGCTgaagcaggaggtggagaaagcTTTCACCCTTCCCATTGTGTACGGGAAGAATGTGGATTCAGCAGTCGGTGTTGCTATGGTGATGCTTGACCGGAAATAG